The genomic region TAATCTCCATAATATCCCCGTCCAGAAATTCTGCTCGCGCAATTTTCACTGAAACAGTCATAACTTAAGCTccgaactcaaaatcgagtgattcaaagtgaaTTTTCGAAGATAAGAGATAGTTCTTCAATCACTATTCAGACATCTAAGCCCATAAATGCCTGAATCCCATCCAAAAATTTGTCGCAAGTTGACTAATATTTTCAGCTTGAAAATTGACAGTTTAGTTGAATtgactttaataaatttcagtcattccatgcatgtattttccttttcctcgaaAAGATTCATCCTCAGATATTATCTTTAATcgaattttggtttgatttgcttGACCTTTGATTATGTTATTGAACTTTGAGGTAGTATAAGTCCATCACATTCATGAGCTTGAAATTGAGTATTGAGACTTGCATTATTATGACTTACATGTAGTTATCACAATGCGAGCATCTCGCATTAGAGtatatcattttgtaacttaaaTTAGCTCTAGTAAGAATGAAGTTTCgtagaaattttgattttaacacaataaaaatgattgtagttattttatatattgttatacaaaacattacataaatacaaaaatttattttatttcttctccattttattttcctctttttctctttcattttcgataaataaaaaagttaattttaaccaaattaaaagatTTGTACATGgcaataaattttttctaataaagATATAGTTGTGTATATGAtgccttttaaaaataaatgtgaaatttattatttttaatttatgtaattatactaaatgattttaaaattaaaattttattaatcaattatatatttgattattattattattttgataaaacttCTAAAAGTTATATCTAAGTTAAGTAATATGATGCTATCATGTTAACTAATAGTTAATTACtattactttttatattatcacataataatagtaatatactaataaattatatcaaaacgtcggattttataatttaataaacaaatgatatttttacaatttctcaaaattattcaaactcattaaatcttaaaaaataaagttcaataaatattaactaagattttatattcatattgaATTGCACTTATattatttaaactattaaaatttatagacgaataatatcttattataaaatattttaattattttattttacgtgaaataaataaataaaattaattgtataatccttttcaaaaaaactaattgtatatttttaaataataattactttatttaattaaaatgaaataattaaatgtgtCATTGGTGACAAAAAAGGTTTGTTAATAAATAAGTGGAATGCAAAATGACGACGTTTGGCCAGTAGTTTGGATGCGCTTAGTATCCACGGAATTCCCAGAGAACCCCCGGCTTTGACTGCAGTCAATGAAACGAAATGCAAGGCCAATTTCGTAAAACTGCCCTAATTGAATCTCCTTGTGTAACCCTAACCCTAGCTCTTGTTGCTTTTGCTCAATATATATAGCAGGCAGAGCCCTTAGCTCTTAACCCagttcttcattttcattttcttgttcCTTCCTTCGCCGTCTATTGCTTTTTGTTACCTCGATTTCAAGGTTAGTAGTCTCTCTCATCCCATTTTCCCttctgtttttctattattttatcgAATATAATGATATGAGGCTTTGTTTGTATGTGTAGATGGATTCCTTTTGTGTTGAAATTTGTGATTTGTTtgttgatttcaatctttatttGAGATtcgatttttgttttctctttcaaTGTTGATTTCGGGACAGATCTTGTTTTTATTGGATTGAATCTAAGATAATAAGGTGATCTGAAATTATTTTGCTGTAtattttgtttacttatttttcGGGATGATACTGTTTGCCTTGGTTACGATATTGTCTTCTCATCggcttttttattattattcagcATAACCTTAGTTGAGACCATGTCTTTCTTCGTCTCTGACTTATTAATTTGAATCAGCGTAGCTCTGACTTTAGAGATCTCCTTTCTAgcagtttttaaaatatttacatttatgATCCATGTGAAATTTCAAATGTacgtttttttgaaaatattttgatttaactgTTCCCCTCATTTTGTTTTCGTGGTTCTGTACAGTGAATCAGGATGGGTAAGGAAAAGACTCACATTAACATTGTGGTCATCGGCCACGTCGATTCTGGGAAATCAACCACCACTGGCCACCTGATTTACAAGCTTGGTGGTATTGACAAGCGTGTGATTGAAAGGTTCGAGAAAGAAGCTGCTGAGATGAACAAGAGGTCATTCAAGTATGCTTGGGTGCTTGACAAGCTCAAGGCTGAGCGTGAGCGTGGTATCACCATTGATATTGCCTTGTGGAAATTTGAGACCACCAAATACTACTGCACTGTGATTGATGCACCTGGACACCGTGACTTTATCAAGAATATGATTACTGGTACGTCACAGGCTGACTGTGCTGTTTTGATTATTGATTCCACCACTGGTGGTTTTGAGGCTGGTATCTCCAAGGATGGTCAGACTCGTGAGCACGCATTGCTTGCTTTTACCCTTGGTGTCAAGCAAATGATTTGCTGTTGCAACAAGGTAAAAATCATTATCTGTTTTCATTTCGTGTTATTGGATTACTTAAATGCTAATTTTTGTTGtgctaatttttttctttatagaTGGATGCCACTACCCCTAAATACTCGAAGGCTAGGTATGATGAAATTGTGAAGGAAGTCTCTTCCTACTTGAAGAAGGTGGGATACAACCCTGACAAGATTCCATTTGTTCCCATTTCTGGTTTTGAGGGTGACAACATGATTGAGAGGTCTACCAACTTGGACTGGTACAAGGGCCCTACTCTTCTTGAGGCTCTTGACCAGATCAATGAGCCCAAGAGGCCTTCAGACAAGCCTCTCCGTCTCCCACTTCAGGATGTGTACAAGATTGGTGGTATTGGAACTGTTCCAGTTGGTCGTGTTGAAACCGGTGTCTTGAAGCCTGGTATGGTTGTGACATTTGGCCCTTCTGGTCTGACAACTGAAGTTAAGTCAGTTGAGATGCACCATGAAGCTCTTACAGAGGCACTTCCTGGTGATAATGTTGGGTTCAATGTTAAAAACGTTGCTGTTAAGGATCTCAAGCGTGGTTTTGTTGCATCCAACTCCAAGGATGACCCTGCTAAGGAGGCTGCCAACTTCACTTCTCAGGTCATCATTATGAACCACCCTGGACAAATTGGAAATGGATATGCTCCAGTCCTTGACTGCCACACGTCACACATTGCTGTTAAGTTTGCTGAGCTTTTGACCAAGATTGACAGGCGATCTGGTAAGGAGCTTGAGAAGGaacccaagttcttgaagaacGGTGATGCTGGTATGATTAAGATGATTCCTACCAAGCCCATGGTTGTGGAGACCTTCTCTGAGTACCCACCCCTGGG from Gossypium raimondii isolate GPD5lz chromosome 1, ASM2569854v1, whole genome shotgun sequence harbors:
- the LOC105784081 gene encoding elongation factor 1-alpha; amino-acid sequence: MGKEKTHINIVVIGHVDSGKSTTTGHLIYKLGGIDKRVIERFEKEAAEMNKRSFKYAWVLDKLKAERERGITIDIALWKFETTKYYCTVIDAPGHRDFIKNMITGTSQADCAVLIIDSTTGGFEAGISKDGQTREHALLAFTLGVKQMICCCNKMDATTPKYSKARYDEIVKEVSSYLKKVGYNPDKIPFVPISGFEGDNMIERSTNLDWYKGPTLLEALDQINEPKRPSDKPLRLPLQDVYKIGGIGTVPVGRVETGVLKPGMVVTFGPSGLTTEVKSVEMHHEALTEALPGDNVGFNVKNVAVKDLKRGFVASNSKDDPAKEAANFTSQVIIMNHPGQIGNGYAPVLDCHTSHIAVKFAELLTKIDRRSGKELEKEPKFLKNGDAGMIKMIPTKPMVVETFSEYPPLGRFAVRDMRQTVAVGVIKSVEKKDPTGAKVTKSAAKKK